A window of Planctomycetota bacterium contains these coding sequences:
- a CDS encoding helix-turn-helix domain-containing protein → MPTNSRDDELVHPAEAAAAADRYHVPNLSRALMLLEHLASMQRPQGISEIAEALGLPKNSVFRIANTLHAYGYLQRDEATKCFSLSTKFLSLGYAALGESGLVHNALDVMHEMRDQTDETTLVGIIDGSEGVVLEQVLSNQQVRVMIGVGTRFPLHTAAPAKAYMAHLPVAQRDALLDRLTLTRFTDHTLTDRAALLDEIERARVDGYAIDNGEHNDGIRCIGAAVLNHRAAPIGAVWVVGPAFRLTPADFPRLGPLIAAGARRISQRFGHNPIASLRD, encoded by the coding sequence TTGCCGACAAATTCGCGTGATGACGAGTTGGTGCATCCGGCCGAGGCGGCGGCGGCGGCGGACCGGTATCACGTGCCGAATCTCTCGCGGGCGCTCATGCTGCTGGAGCATCTGGCGTCGATGCAGCGCCCGCAGGGCATCAGCGAGATCGCCGAGGCGCTGGGCCTGCCCAAGAACAGCGTCTTCCGCATTGCCAATACGCTTCACGCCTACGGCTATCTCCAGCGCGACGAAGCCACCAAGTGCTTCTCGCTGAGCACCAAATTTCTGAGTCTCGGTTACGCCGCGCTCGGCGAGAGCGGGCTCGTGCACAACGCGCTCGACGTCATGCACGAAATGCGCGATCAGACCGATGAGACGACGCTTGTGGGCATCATCGACGGCTCCGAAGGCGTCGTGCTCGAGCAAGTGCTTTCCAATCAGCAGGTCCGCGTGATGATCGGCGTGGGCACGCGTTTCCCGCTGCACACCGCCGCGCCGGCCAAGGCGTACATGGCGCATCTGCCCGTCGCACAGCGCGACGCCCTGCTCGATCGCCTCACATTGACGCGCTTCACGGATCACACGCTCACCGACCGCGCCGCCCTGCTCGACGAGATCGAGCGCGCCCGCGTCGATGGATATGCCATCGACAATGGCGAGCACAATGACGGCATCCGCTGCATCGGCGCCGCGGTGCTCAATCATCGCGCGGCTCCCATCGGCGCGGTCTGGGTCGTCGGCCCGGCATTTCGGCTGACCCCCGCTGACTTTCCGCGGCTCGGTCCCCTCATCGCCGCCGGCGCCCGACGGATCAGCCAGCGATTCGGACACAATCCGATCGCGTCATTGCGCGATTGA
- a CDS encoding DUF1553 domain-containing protein: MRWLAVAMLLLVIGPRGWAADDAGPEVDGVKFFESQVRPILEANCFKCHGNETKIRANLYLTSHAGVMRGSEVGPVVDLQNPADSLLLKMINYTDDDHQMPPSGKLPQEKIDVLTKWVMMGVPWTAESDPVLPPLTPKSDSIITEKARQWWAYQPVARPVTPKVHDATWPRNPIDNFILAKLEAKGLKPAPPADRVTLIRRVYYDLIGLPPTPAQVDAFVHDANPDAYANLIERLLAMPQYGEKWGRHWLDVVRYAETNGYERDNPKPNVFKYRDYVIRAFNTDKPYDQFLREQIAGDELDHVTSDSIIATGYYRLGLWDDEPADRPQAFFDGLDDIVSTTCQSMLAMTVNCARCHNHKVDPIPQADYYRMTAFFRNLTPMANGGPTIERDIFSDDADAAETERLAAQRAERIDALTAQLAAVENELREAYQKFRKTDQPVRLADIESLHYRFYRDTWDKLPDFDQLKPESEGELTQGFYTLNPRTRDDAFGFVFEGMLKVPAAGEYAFEVNADDGVRIIVNGQRVAEMDGVHGFLPEPSRGTITLKAGQVPIRLEYFQKANGLGLEVAWSGPGVNRRLLSETDQPENAGDLRIDRLMAQYGKKLLSAQTVANYRSLRKELNELNKEPVHTEKALCVTENGPTSPDSFILSRGSAHAPMQQVQPGFPQVLGFADPTIPDPAPGAKTTGRRRVLADWIASPKNPLTARVMANRIWQHHFGRGIVRSTNDFGGLGELPTHPQLLDYLATEFIARGWSVKDMHRLILMSSAYQMSSQDDDKALAADPNNDLFWRFDMRRLTAEEIRDSILAINGTLNLQMGGPSIFTKVPAEVLATASRPDHAWGNSPPDQQRRRSVYIHVKRSLVEPILETFDLPDTDTSCAVRFATTVPTQALTGLNSDFMNEQAVIFADRLRAEAPGDVPAQVRRALRLAAAKEPSDAQVQRGVNLIRSLTDKDHLDADKSLNLFCLMVLNMNEFVYLD; encoded by the coding sequence ATGCGATGGCTGGCGGTGGCGATGCTGCTGCTGGTCATCGGGCCGCGCGGCTGGGCGGCCGACGACGCCGGGCCCGAAGTGGATGGCGTCAAGTTCTTCGAATCGCAGGTCCGGCCCATCCTCGAAGCCAACTGCTTCAAATGCCACGGCAACGAAACCAAAATCCGTGCGAACCTCTATCTGACCTCGCACGCCGGTGTCATGCGCGGCTCGGAAGTCGGGCCGGTCGTCGATCTTCAAAATCCCGCCGACAGTCTTTTGCTGAAGATGATCAATTACACGGATGACGATCATCAGATGCCCCCGAGCGGGAAGCTGCCGCAGGAGAAGATCGATGTGCTGACGAAGTGGGTGATGATGGGCGTGCCATGGACGGCGGAGTCCGACCCCGTGCTTCCGCCGCTGACGCCCAAGTCCGATTCGATCATCACGGAAAAGGCGCGGCAGTGGTGGGCCTATCAGCCGGTCGCCCGGCCGGTCACGCCGAAGGTGCATGACGCGACCTGGCCCCGCAATCCGATCGACAATTTCATCCTCGCCAAGCTCGAAGCCAAGGGCCTCAAGCCCGCCCCGCCCGCCGATCGCGTCACGCTCATTCGCCGCGTGTACTACGATCTGATCGGCCTGCCGCCGACGCCCGCCCAGGTCGATGCCTTTGTCCATGATGCGAACCCCGATGCATATGCGAATCTGATCGAGCGCCTGCTGGCCATGCCGCAGTATGGCGAGAAGTGGGGACGGCACTGGCTCGACGTCGTCCGCTACGCCGAGACGAACGGCTACGAGCGCGACAATCCCAAACCCAACGTCTTCAAGTACCGCGATTACGTCATCCGTGCCTTCAACACCGACAAACCCTACGACCAGTTCCTGCGCGAGCAGATCGCCGGCGACGAACTGGATCATGTCACGAGCGATTCAATCATCGCGACCGGCTACTACCGTCTCGGTCTCTGGGACGACGAACCCGCCGACCGCCCGCAGGCGTTTTTCGACGGGCTCGACGACATTGTCTCCACGACCTGTCAGTCGATGCTCGCCATGACCGTCAACTGCGCCCGCTGTCACAACCACAAGGTCGATCCGATACCGCAGGCGGATTACTACCGGATGACGGCGTTTTTCCGCAATTTGACGCCGATGGCCAACGGCGGGCCGACCATCGAGCGCGACATATTCTCCGACGACGCTGACGCCGCGGAAACCGAGCGCCTCGCCGCGCAGCGCGCCGAGCGCATCGATGCCCTGACCGCTCAGCTCGCCGCCGTCGAAAACGAACTGCGCGAGGCGTATCAGAAATTCCGCAAGACCGATCAGCCCGTGCGCCTCGCCGACATCGAATCGCTGCATTACCGGTTTTATCGCGACACATGGGACAAGCTCCCCGACTTCGATCAGCTCAAGCCCGAGAGCGAAGGCGAACTGACGCAGGGTTTTTACACGCTCAATCCGCGCACGCGCGACGACGCCTTCGGCTTCGTCTTTGAAGGCATGCTCAAAGTCCCCGCCGCCGGCGAGTACGCGTTCGAAGTCAATGCCGACGACGGCGTCCGCATCATCGTTAACGGTCAGCGCGTCGCCGAGATGGACGGCGTGCACGGCTTCCTGCCCGAGCCCAGCCGGGGCACGATCACGCTCAAAGCCGGTCAGGTTCCGATCCGCCTCGAGTACTTTCAGAAGGCGAACGGCCTGGGCCTCGAAGTGGCGTGGAGCGGGCCGGGCGTGAATCGCCGGCTGCTCAGCGAAACCGATCAGCCCGAAAACGCCGGCGACCTGCGCATCGACCGGCTCATGGCCCAGTACGGCAAGAAACTGCTAAGCGCTCAGACCGTGGCGAACTATCGCTCACTGCGCAAGGAGCTCAACGAACTGAACAAGGAGCCGGTGCACACTGAAAAGGCCCTGTGCGTCACGGAGAACGGTCCCACCTCGCCCGATTCGTTCATCCTCTCGCGCGGCAGCGCGCACGCCCCGATGCAGCAGGTCCAGCCGGGCTTCCCGCAGGTGCTCGGCTTCGCCGATCCGACGATTCCCGACCCCGCCCCCGGCGCGAAGACGACCGGCCGGCGACGCGTCCTCGCCGACTGGATCGCTTCGCCGAAGAATCCGCTGACGGCGCGCGTGATGGCCAATCGCATCTGGCAGCATCACTTCGGCCGGGGCATCGTGCGATCGACCAATGACTTCGGCGGCCTGGGCGAACTGCCGACGCATCCGCAATTGCTCGACTACCTCGCCACCGAGTTCATCGCCCGCGGTTGGTCCGTCAAGGACATGCACCGGCTGATCCTGATGAGCAGCGCGTACCAGATGTCATCGCAGGACGACGACAAGGCGCTCGCCGCCGATCCGAACAATGATTTGTTCTGGCGATTCGACATGCGGCGGCTCACCGCCGAGGAAATCCGCGATTCGATTCTGGCGATCAACGGCACGCTGAATTTGCAAATGGGCGGGCCGAGCATTTTCACGAAGGTGCCGGCCGAGGTGTTGGCGACGGCATCGCGGCCGGATCACGCATGGGGCAACAGTCCGCCGGATCAGCAGCGCCGCCGCAGCGTGTACATTCATGTAAAGCGCTCGCTGGTGGAGCCGATTCTCGAAACATTTGATTTGCCCGACACGGACACAAGCTGCGCGGTGCGGTTCGCCACGACTGTGCCGACGCAGGCGCTGACGGGGCTCAACAGCGATTTCATGAACGAGCAGGCGGTGATTTTCGCTGATCGTCTGCGGGCCGAAGCGCCGGGCGATGTGCCGGCGCAAGTTCGCCGCGCCCTGCGACTCGCCGCCGCGAAGGAGCCCAGCGATGCGCAGGTGCAGCGCGGCGTGAACCTGATCCGTTCGCTTACGGACAAGGATCATCTCGATGCGGACAAGAGTCTGAATCTGTTTTGCCTGATGGTGTTGAACATGAATGAGTTCGTCTACCTGGACTAG